A region of the Corynebacterium renale genome:
CGTGGTCTGCCCTGTTGGAGATGGCACAAGTCCCCGATCACTTCCCCACCGAGGAACTGGTCAAGGACGATGTAGCACTTATCCTGTACACCTCCGGTACTACCGGCAAGCCGAAAGGCGCGCAGCTCACGCACGGCAACCTGTACGCCAACATCTTGCAGGGCAAGGCATGGGTCCGTGGACTGGGTGACCAGGACGAACGCATGCTCGCTGCACTGCCTGGTTTCCACGCGTACGGCCTGACGTTTAACTTCACGCTCCCGATGCTGGTTGGCGGCGAGGTCATCTTCCTGCCTTCGCCGAAGATCCCGCTGATCATGGACGTGATGAAGAAACACACGCCCACCTTCGTGCCCGGCGTTCCAACCCTCTACGAGAAGATCATCGAGGCAGCCGAAGAGCAGAACATCACTATCGACGGCATCCGCGCCTCCTTCTGTGGTGCTGCGACTTTGCCGGTTGCGACCGTCGAGAAGTGGGAGTCCTTAACCGGCGGCCACCTCATCGAGGGCTACGGCCTGACCGAGACCTCCCCTGTGATCGTGGGCAACCCGATGAACAGTGACCGCCGCCCCGGCTACGTGGGCATCCCGTTCCCGGATACGCAGGTGCGCATCGCCAACCCGGAGAACCCCTCCGAGACCATGCCTGACGGCGAGGAAGGCGAGGTCCTCGTCCGCGGCCCGCAGGTATTCAAGGGATACCTGAACAACCAGGAAGCCACCGACGCCGCGTTCCACGACGGCTGGTTCCGCACAGGCGACGTCGGAATCATGGAACCGGACGGCTTCATCCGCTTGGTTGCGCGCATCAAGGAAGTCATCATCACCGGCGGTTTCAACGTGTACCCCGCCGAGGTTGAAGAGGCGCTGCGCCCGCACCCGGACATCCAGGACTTGGCCGTGGTGGGCCGCCCGCGTTCCGACGGTGCCGAGGACGTCGTCGCGTGTGTGACCCTGCGCGAAGGTGCCGCGCTGGACCCGGAGGGGCTGAAGGAGTACGCCCGCCAGCGTCTGACCCGATACAAGGTTCCGCGCACCTTCTACCACTTTGAGGAACTGGCGCGTGACCAGATGGGTAAGATCCGCCGCCGTGAGGTTCACGAGGACCTTCTTAAGCTGCTTGAAGACGGCAAATAAGTTCCGCGCGTGACTAGATGACACGGTGACAAGGTGACAAGGTGGCAGGCTTCCGATGCGAAGCCTGCCACCTTTGTTGTACAGCGCTAGGGGGTGAGCGTGGTTTCCGAAGCCGTGGAAATCACGCCCGTGCGCTGCGGTTTATTCCACACGTTCGGCCGGTTCTGCACCTCGAGCCACAGGGCGCGCGGGATCGTGAACGACATGGCCAGGGAGTACAGCGGCCACACGGGCGCGGTCCAGATGTGGCGCAGGTCGTAGAGCGCGTTGGACAGCGCCATGGAGATCAGCAGTAGCGCCAGGGACAAGCCCAGGCCGCTCGCTGCCAGGATGGCCCAGACGTCGATGCCGACGGTCAGCGCGTCCCAGGTGCCATAGACGAGCGCCCGGATGACCGCACACACCGCCGCAATACTCAGCCCAATCTGGGAGATCGGCACAACAACCATGGTGACCACGGTAAACCACAAGAATGCGCTGAAGATAGGGCGCCGCCAGTTCACGAGGGCATCGGCGTGATGCCGGATCCCTTGCAGGAGACCGCGGGCCCAGCGAACTCGCTGTTTCCATAGGTCGCGTGCCGTGGATGGGGATTCAGCGAAGACGACCGCGTGCGGAGCAAACGCGACGCGCCACTGCGAGCGGTGCAACCGCCACGTCAGTTCGAGGTCCTCCCCGATCGTGTCTTCGCGGAAGGGGCCACGCTCATCCGAGACGGCTTCTAATGCTTCACGACGAAACGTCCCGCAGTTGCCCGAAATCACCGGGACGCAGCGCAAAATATCGAAGGCGCGGCGTACCAGGCCCGTGCCCACGTAGGTGATCAGCGCGAGGAATCGGGTTTGGATCCGGTCGAGGTTGACTGGGCGGTCATCCCCGCACACAGCGCCGATATCGTCGGTGCGGAACGCGCGGAGCATTTCGGGCACGGTGTCGGGGGTGAATACGGAGTCGGCATCGACGAACATGAGGAACTCGCCGCTGGACTTGCGGTACCCATTATTCAGCGCAGCGCCTTTGCCCGCGTTGGTCTGGTGGACGAAGCGGACCTGCGGATTCTCTGCGGCAAGGCGCGCCCCGATGTCTGCGGTGGCGTCGGTGGACCCGTCGGAGACGATAATGATTTCCAGCGCCGGGTAGCCCGAGGAAATGATGGAGGATACGCACGATTCCAGCACCGCTTCCTCGTTGTATGCCGGGACAACGACCGTCACCGTCGGGGTGGCGTGCAGGACGCCGTCTTTACCTTTGAGGCGGCGGTTCCAGTCGGCGACCTCGTGTGCAATCGCGAGAGGGACGAAGAGGATGCGTAGGACAAACGTCGCAAGGAAGATCACCGACAGGATAAGAAGCAGCCCGCCGATGGCACTGAGCGCAGTCATCGGGCCCCAATCATGCGCAGGACGCCGTCGAGAAGTTCGGGTGCGTGGGCGGAGTTTGCGCCGAAGCGTGCGTTGATTTCCAGGACGACGGGGTTGCCGGCGGCGTCGATGCGGATGTCCATGTCCACGGGGCCGGCCAGGTTGAGGGCCCGGGCCGCGCGCCGCGCTAACGCGGCGACAGCGTCTGCTTCGGGGTCCGGCTCGGTGACGCGTTCGACGGCATCAGCATTGCCGACGCGGCCGTCGCGAAGCACCGTCTTGCGCAGCACGACGACGTCCGCTTTCTCGTCGGCGGGGTGGATGAACAGTTGCGGGCAGTATTCGGTGCCCGGGGCGAAGGACTGGACGATGAGCGCGTCGTCCAGGTCGGGGAGGTCTCCGGGGGTATCGGCGACGACGACGCCCCGACCTCCCCGGGAGACGCGTGGTTTGACCACGACGGGGAATTCGTGTGATTCGGCGGTGCCCGCGGTGGTATGCGGCACGGCCACTCCCCTGTCCTCGAGGGCGAGCGCGGTCAGCCACTTGTCGTTGCACACCGCCACGGCAGGGACCGAGGAGAGCAGAACCCGCGCGCCCAGGATGTCTGCTGCGGCTGCGACGGCCGGGAGTTCGTCTTGGACCGTCGGGATGAAGACGTCCACCCCGTATTCAGCAATCGTGCGCTGTAAAAACGGCAGGAGAGCTGGGGAGTCGGCGCGGGGGCCGAGGAGGAAGTCGTCGGCAAGCGTGGCGACGGTGGGCGCCGCACTGATGTCGGTGGCGATGATACGCAGCGGGGTGCTCGTGTCGGCGAAGCGAAGTTGGCGGATCAGGCTGGAACCGGCGGGGCCGCCGGCGCCGGAAACAAGAATGGTAATCACGAAAAAGTCCTTATATACAGAAGTTTTATAGGGGCATGACGTTGGAAAGTCGCAGGCGCATCACCTCGAATGCCTCGGCCTTGCCCAGGCGCGACTGGCGGCCGCGGAAATGTGTAATTCCATCGACCACGTGGTCAGACATGTACGGCTTGTCCGACTGGTTGGCGTGCGCGGCGATCGCGGCTTTCTTCACGTCTGCGTACTCGGTGGTCTCCACGAAAACGGTGGGCGTGAAATCGCTGGTCACCGATGGCGATTCCATGCATAGGATCGAGTGGTGGTTACGCGCGGCACGCATGACGGCGTGGTGGACCGCGGCGTGATCTTGGTGGACCTCGTGCCGCGAGTGCGTGATGATCACGTCCGGAGCGTGCGCCGCGATGGCTTCTTCGATGTAATCCACCATCGTGGCACTGTGCTCCTCCAGGTGGCGATCTTCGAGGTCGTGAATGGTCACGCTCGCTAAACCTAGGAAGCTGGAGCCGGCGCGGGCTTCGTCGGGACGCACGCTGGCGTCACCACCCTGGGCGCCGTGGCACATGATCACCGCATGTACCTGGTGGCCGCGATCCACGAGCTTGGCCAGGGTCCCGCCGGCGGCGATCTCCAGGTCATCGGGGTGGGCGGCCACGACGAGCACGGACTGCACCTGCGCGCAGGCTTGGGTGTTGACCCGGCGCGCGATGATAAGCACCAGTTCCACGATGAGCAGTACCAACACCATCGTCAAGGTGACGGAGATAAACCAGTGGCTGTCCCAGCCCTGCGCGTGGCAGACCCACGTCGCCAGGGAGACCGCGGTAGTCAGGGCGTATGCGACGGTGAAGAAAAGGTGCATGCGCGGCGAGATTTTGAAGTAGCGGAATATTTGTAATTTCGCCCCGCGGAGCAGGTGAATAACAAGCGCCGCCGCGGAGGCTGCCGAGGCTAAGAAAGCGAGAAACGAATATGCACTATGCGTCTCCATGAGGTCCTTTACACTTCCCAAAATCGTCGTACTGAGGATGCTTCAGGGACCATAGGGCACTCAGGTAGTTTTTTCAGTGCAACAATTGGGCGGAAAAGTTATGCCTTAACGCTATCCATTTCGCTTCTCGACGCCCCTACCTGGCACTTTGCCCCCAACAGGGGACAATCGCGCCCTAAACTTTATGAAAGGATTCTCATTTAACGCCGCTATTTTCCGTGTTCGGCGCTGTGTTCGGCGCTGTGATCGGCGAGAGCTTTCCAGTGGGCGTCGTCGAAAAGTGAGGCCGGCGTGACGAGCAGGCCAAGCTCCCCGTTGGACGCTTCGGCGAATGCATCCAGCGATACGGAAAACTCTTCTGGGGAGATCACGCTGTCACCGTCACCCCATAAGCCCAAGGAGACGGTGATGCGCTGCAACGTTTCTGCGTCGTAACGCTCCTGCAGGCCCCGGACGATGTCGGCAACCTTACTTGCCGGGACATCGCCGGTGCCGGTGTACGCCCACAGCGTCAGCGTGGCACCCGTCGCCAGGAGCTCGTCATAGCGGTGGCCCGAATCCGCACGATCAGCGCCGGGATTATCCCAATTCACCCGGACATCCATATCCACGGCTACCCCGTGCGGCGCGGCAGCGTCCACACACCCGGACACAACCCCGCTGATAACATCCGATTGCCACGCAACAACCTGCGGGTCCGCAGTGTCAACCTCACCGTCTGGGGTGCGCGGGAAACCCTCCCTGCCCGACGCCTGGGCAAAAAGCTGTTCGTCTGCTTCCGAGAAAAACGCCTCACCGATCAGTTCAGTAAGCGCGATGCGGTCCGGCTGGTACCTGCTGGCCACCCCAGCACACGTGCGCGCAATGACGTCCCCATACGATCCCGAGAGGGCGGTCGCCGAAGGGAAGGATTCAGAACGCTGGCCATCTGCGAAGTAGCCGGTCATTGAGCTGTCGGTATCGGCGTCGACAAGCAATGGGGCCAGCACGTCAAGGGTGAGAGTGACCTCCCGGGATGTGCCCCCGGCCAACTCCTCGACCATGTGTGCCACCTGGTCCTCCCCCTCTTCGGCGGCGCGCCGGGCCGAGGGCGCCCAGTGTTCTTCCATTCCCTCGAGTGGGGCGGCGAGGAATTCGGGGCGCCCGACGGACACGGCCACGGCGGTGGCGCCCGTTTGGTCGAGGCGTTCGCGCAGGGCCGTGGTGTCGATGTCGGGGTCGCGCACGGTTTCGTAGCCGACGCCGAGGCCGAGGATGGGCACTTCAGCAGCAGTGTTCATAGTGGTCTCCTGCGGGGTGGGAGTGGGCGTGGAAGTGGGCGTGGAAGTCGGCGCTGCCTCTTCGCCCGCGGAGCACCCGGCGAGGGTCAGTGCGGTGAGGCCAGCCAGGATTGTGGTGGGGATGCGCATAGTCACACCATAAACGAGCCCATGAAGAACGCGCATTCCCTTTGCCTCAGCGGAGTGACGGGCGCGGTATTGTCCACAGAACAATCTGCGCAATGACGTAGCTCACTGCGAAACTTTTTTGGCTAAATTCTCGCCACTATTCACTCAGAACACAAAAATACGCTTCCGTAGGTTACGATGTCGTAACATAACGTTTGGTAACCCAAACGAAACCACCGAATGTGGACGTCCACAACCCCAACACATAAGGAAGTTGTATGTCTTTGACTCCTCTGCTCGCGCTGCGTTCGCCAGCCATTCTCTTCCAAGGCCAGGGTTCGCCCTGGCAACTGGCCTTGTCCGCAGCAGCTGCGCACGGCGGGGCCGGAACCCGCCTGCGCGAGGTTCTCAACCAGGCACGCCAGCTCACCGCACCGTTTACCCGCGAGATCGCCAGCACCATCCCCGGCGTCATCGAGCGGCTGTCGGAGCTCATCTCGCCAGAAGCCTCACCAGAGGAAAAACCTGCTGACGTCCACCCCGCCATCTCCATGCCGGGCATCGTGCTCGCCCAAATCGCAGCGACTGACCAGCTGCGCGACCTCGGAATGAGCGTAGAAAACGCCGAGCTCATCGGCCATTCCCAGGGCGATCTCGGCGCCGCTGCGGTGAAAAACCCGGAGCAGGCATTGGCCCTTGCCCTCCTCATGGGCACCGCGCTGAGCCAGGCCACCGCCGCGGACAGCCGCAGCCGCATGCTTTCGGTGCGCGGTGTGCGCCGGGAGGACGTCGCGAAGCATGCCAACGCAAACATCGCCGTGGTCAACGGCCCACGCCACGTTGTACTTTCTGGCACGCCGGAGGAGCTGTCCGCCGCGCAGCGCGCCATCGAGGCTTTCGCCGCACAGGTCAACGCCCGCATTGAGGCGGCAGAGGTCGGCGGCGACCCGGTTGCACCGCTTTTCGACGCCCTCCCGGTGGCAGCCGCATTCCACCACGAGTCCAACGCCGACGCCGCCAAGCGTGTGGCACAGTGGGCACGCGAGTGCGGAATTGACCAGGTCGATGCTGCCGGCCTGGCCCGTGAGATTTTGGTCGACCAGTTTGATTGGCCAGCGCGCATCGCGGACGCCCGCGGTGCAGGCGTGAAGGAAGCCCTGGTCTTGGATCAGGGCTTGGCACGGATTACCACCCCACTGCTGGAGGGCACTGGGGTTGCGGTTGTCCCCGCTGCCACGGTTGCGCAGCGCGACACCCTGGCCACCCCGGGCGCGGAGCTGCCTTCTGCGCAGACCTGGGAGCAGTTCGCTCCGGAACTGGTGCGCCTGCCTAACGGTGAGACGAAGCTGCACACTAAGTTCTCGGAACTGACAGGTTATTCTCCGATTCTGTTGGCCGGTATGACCCCGACCACCGTGGATCCGGACATCGTCGCAGCGGCCGCAAACGCCGGGCATTGGGCCGAAATGGCCGGTGGCGGTCAGTTCTCTGAGGAAGTGTTCACGGAGAACAAGGACTCGCTCGTCGAGCAGCTGCAGCCGGGCCGTGCCGCGCAGTTCAACTCCATGTTCTTCGACCGCTTCCTGTGGAACCTGCAGTTCGGTGTGCAGCGCATCGTGTCCAAGGCGCGTGCTGCTGGTGCCGCCATTAACGGCGTGACCGTCTCCGCGGGTATCCCCGAGCTCGACGAAGCGCGCGAACTGCTGGCCCAGCTCAAGGCAGATGGCTACACCTTCATCACGTTTAAGCCGGGTACCGCGGACCAGATCCGCGCAACGCTTGCGATTGCAGCCGATAACCCGGAGCACCAGATCATCATGCAGGTCGAGGACGGCCACGCCGGTGGCCACCACTCCTGGGTCAACCTCGACGACATGTTGGTAGACACCTACGCAGAGATTCGCGCGCTGGATAATGTCACCTTGGTCGTCGGCGGCGGCCTGGGCGATCCGGAGCGTGCTGCGGACTACCTGCACGGCACTTGGTCGCAGGCGCTGGGCCTGCCGAAGATGCCTGTCGACGGCATCCTGGTGGGCACCACCGCCATGACCGCGAAGGAAGCGAAGACTTCCCCACAGGTCAAGGAACTGCTGAAGAACACCCCGGGCGTGTCCTACGAGGACAACAACGGTTGGGTCGGCCGCCTGGAATGCCGCGGCGGCGTCACCTCGGGGCAGTCGCACCTGCTGGCTGACTTGAACGAGCTGGACAATGACTTCGCGGCGGCGTCGCGACGCATCACCGAACTGGACTCCGATTCCTACGCAGACCACCGCGACGAGCTCATCGAGCTTTTGTCCAAGACCTCGAAGCCGTACTTCGGCGACGTGGACACCATGACGTATGCACAGTGGGTGCGCCGCTTCGTCGACCTTGCGTACCCGTGGGTCGACGTCACCTGGCCGGACCGCTTCCTGGACCTGGTACGCCGCGTCGAGGCCCGCCTGAACCCGGCTGACCACGGCCAGATCCCAACGCTCTTCCCGGATCATGATTCCATCCAGGACGGCCCCGCAGCCGTCGAGCGCCTGCTGGCCGCCTACCCGGAGGCTGAGGAGATTACGGTCGCCGCACGCGACGCCGCCTGGTGGGTAGGCCTGAACCGCAAGCACCACAAGCCGATGCCGTGGGTCACGGCAATTGATGCCGACCTGAAGCGCTGGTTCGGCCTGGATTCCCTGTGGCAATCCCAGGACGAGCGCTACCCTGCCGAGTCCGTGCGCGCCATCCCCGGCCCAGTCTCCGTGGGTGCGATCACCACGGTTGACGAACCCGTCGCCGATATTTTGGACCGCTACGAAGTCGCAGCGGCACACCGTATCGACGCCGAGCCCACCGAGGTGTACTCGCGCCTAGGCAAGGCCCGCACTGCCGAAGACCTCATCCTTTCTTCCCCCACGATCGTGTGGCACGGTCACCTCATCGATAACCCGGCATACGTGCTGGACCGTGACGCTTTCGAACTGCTTCACGACGACGCCGGCTACACCATCCGCGTCCTGGCAGAAACAGCGTGGGACGACCTTCCCTCCAAGCCATACACCGTGGAACACGTGGACATTCCACTCGACCTGTCCGAGGCTGTGTGGACCGGTGCCTCCCCAGTGGTTTCGGAGGAACGTCTACCAGATAGCGTCTTCGCGCTGCTCGCAGGCGTTGCCGGCGTAGGTTCTACCTCCGCTGCCGGCCGCGAGATCACCGCGTTGCCGACCGTCGGCGAAGCGACCGCCGAGGCGCCGTACGGCCTGGTCCGCGACACGATTACGCTGCCGGAATCGCTGCTGCGCGCCCATACCGCCGTCACCGGTGCCCCATTTGAAGTCACCCCGGGCACCCCGGACGTGCTGGTTGGCCCAGCCTGGCCTGCCATCTACACCGCCCTGGGTACCGGCAAACTCTCCGACGGGTACCCCGTCATCGAGGGCCTGCTCAACGCTGTCCACTTCGACCACTCCGTCGAACTGCGCGTCCCACTCACTGAGCTTGCCGACGGCTCCGAGATCACCATCGAGAGCTACTGCGGCGCCATCGACGAGTCCGCCTCCGGGCGCATCGTCCGCGTGAACCTTTCCCTGTACAAGGGCGGCGAACTGGTAGCCACCATGGTGGAGCGCTTCGCTATCCGCGGCCGCGCCGTGGGCCACGACATGCCGCCGGCCGCACCGGAATACGGCGACGCACCGGTAGCTGCAGAGATCACCGCGACCCCGCGTTCCTTCGTGGACCGCGCCACGATCACCGCGCCGGACAACATGGCGGCCTTCGCTATGGTCTCCGGCGACTACAACCCGATCCACACCTCGAAGAACGCAGCCGGCCTCGTCGGCCTGCAGGACGCGCTGGTCCACGGAATGTGGCTGTCTGCCTCCGCGCAGCACCTGGCGGGCAAGCACGGCACGGTCATGGCCTGGACCTACAACATGTACGGCATGGTCCAGCTCCGCGACGAAGTCGAGATCACCGTCGAGCGCGTCGGTCGCGCCGGCCTACACGCCGCCCTAGAGGTCACGTGCC
Encoded here:
- a CDS encoding long-chain-fatty-acid--CoA ligase, with the translated sequence MSAAETSAWLQHYPEWTPHQLDYADVTLVDVYNANMNRCPDNPATWFFGRTHTYAEIDELVKKAAAGLRALGVRKGDRVAILLPNCPQHFVAFWAVQYIGATAVEHNPLYTTHELRGPFQNHEARVAIAWDKIASTVVGPLRADTPLETIISVNMIEEMPTLQRFALKLPIPKLKNLREQLSGPAPDTIAWSALLEMAQVPDHFPTEELVKDDVALILYTSGTTGKPKGAQLTHGNLYANILQGKAWVRGLGDQDERMLAALPGFHAYGLTFNFTLPMLVGGEVIFLPSPKIPLIMDVMKKHTPTFVPGVPTLYEKIIEAAEEQNITIDGIRASFCGAATLPVATVEKWESLTGGHLIEGYGLTETSPVIVGNPMNSDRRPGYVGIPFPDTQVRIANPENPSETMPDGEEGEVLVRGPQVFKGYLNNQEATDAAFHDGWFRTGDVGIMEPDGFIRLVARIKEVIITGGFNVYPAEVEEALRPHPDIQDLAVVGRPRSDGAEDVVACVTLREGAALDPEGLKEYARQRLTRYKVPRTFYHFEELARDQMGKIRRREVHEDLLKLLEDGK
- a CDS encoding glycosyltransferase, which encodes MTALSAIGGLLLILSVIFLATFVLRILFVPLAIAHEVADWNRRLKGKDGVLHATPTVTVVVPAYNEEAVLESCVSSIISSGYPALEIIIVSDGSTDATADIGARLAAENPQVRFVHQTNAGKGAALNNGYRKSSGEFLMFVDADSVFTPDTVPEMLRAFRTDDIGAVCGDDRPVNLDRIQTRFLALITYVGTGLVRRAFDILRCVPVISGNCGTFRREALEAVSDERGPFREDTIGEDLELTWRLHRSQWRVAFAPHAVVFAESPSTARDLWKQRVRWARGLLQGIRHHADALVNWRRPIFSAFLWFTVVTMVVVPISQIGLSIAAVCAVIRALVYGTWDALTVGIDVWAILAASGLGLSLALLLISMALSNALYDLRHIWTAPVWPLYSLAMSFTIPRALWLEVQNRPNVWNKPQRTGVISTASETTLTP
- a CDS encoding ATP-grasp domain-containing protein; this translates as MITILVSGAGGPAGSSLIRQLRFADTSTPLRIIATDISAAPTVATLADDFLLGPRADSPALLPFLQRTIAEYGVDVFIPTVQDELPAVAAAADILGARVLLSSVPAVAVCNDKWLTALALEDRGVAVPHTTAGTAESHEFPVVVKPRVSRGGRGVVVADTPGDLPDLDDALIVQSFAPGTEYCPQLFIHPADEKADVVVLRKTVLRDGRVGNADAVERVTEPDPEADAVAALARRAARALNLAGPVDMDIRIDAAGNPVVLEINARFGANSAHAPELLDGVLRMIGAR
- a CDS encoding PIG-L deacetylase family protein, producing the protein METHSAYSFLAFLASAASAAALVIHLLRGAKLQIFRYFKISPRMHLFFTVAYALTTAVSLATWVCHAQGWDSHWFISVTLTMVLVLLIVELVLIIARRVNTQACAQVQSVLVVAAHPDDLEIAAGGTLAKLVDRGHQVHAVIMCHGAQGGDASVRPDEARAGSSFLGLASVTIHDLEDRHLEEHSATMVDYIEEAIAAHAPDVIITHSRHEVHQDHAAVHHAVMRAARNHHSILCMESPSVTSDFTPTVFVETTEYADVKKAAIAAHANQSDKPYMSDHVVDGITHFRGRQSRLGKAEAFEVMRLRLSNVMPL